From one Gallionella capsiferriformans ES-2 genomic stretch:
- the fur gene encoding ferric iron uptake transcriptional regulator: MRQPEHLKNAGLKSTLPRLKVLSLFESGQARHMSAEEVYKHLLSTGDDVGLATIYRVLTQFEQAGLLIRHNFEGGKSVFELNQGTHHDHIVCLQCGHVEEFFDAGIEARQEKAAAERGFSIRDHTLSIYADCTKAACPNKTQI, encoded by the coding sequence ATGCGCCAACCTGAACATCTGAAAAACGCCGGTCTCAAATCCACTTTGCCGCGACTCAAGGTACTCAGCCTGTTTGAATCAGGTCAGGCACGCCACATGAGCGCCGAAGAAGTCTATAAACATCTGCTCAGTACCGGCGACGATGTCGGACTTGCCACCATATACCGGGTGCTGACCCAGTTCGAACAGGCAGGCTTGCTGATTCGTCACAATTTTGAAGGAGGCAAATCCGTCTTCGAACTCAATCAAGGCACGCATCACGACCACATCGTCTGTTTGCAATGCGGCCATGTCGAAGAATTTTTTGACGCTGGCATCGAGGCACGTCAGGAAAAAGCCGCTGCCGAACGCGGCTTTTCGATCCGCGACCATACGCTGTCGATCTATGCCGATTGCACCAAAGCCGCCTGCCCGAATAAAACCCAAATCTGA
- a CDS encoding cupredoxin domain-containing protein has product MKTIFLIALLFPFAALAADYTLVIKDHRFEPAELIVPSGVKFKLVIDNQDATPEEFDSHALNREKVIGANSRITLYLGPLDAGRYPFDGELHEARGVLIVR; this is encoded by the coding sequence ATGAAAACGATTTTTCTCATCGCATTGCTGTTTCCGTTTGCAGCACTTGCGGCTGACTACACGCTGGTGATCAAAGATCACCGCTTTGAGCCTGCGGAATTAATTGTCCCGTCAGGCGTTAAGTTCAAGCTGGTGATCGACAATCAGGATGCGACGCCTGAAGAATTCGACAGTCATGCGCTCAACCGGGAAAAGGTGATTGGAGCGAACAGTCGCATCACGCTCTATTTAGGTCCGCTGGATGCCGGCCGGTATCCGTTTGACGGCGAACTGCATGAAGCCCGCGGCGTGCTCAT